The nucleotide sequence GCGAGCTATTCTAAAATCTCTGAAAACAACCGGGTCATCAGCTTTTGCATAGGTGCTTGGATAAACATCTTCAGAAGCATAAGTCAGAGCATTTTCTGTATAAGGAGTTTCTGGCTGCACTTCCCTCCAACTTTCTCTTGCCGGAGGAATATTAATTCCCTCGAAAACCTGAACTGGTGAAGTTTCAATAACCTCAATATTCACAGAACCATCATTGGGAATTGCCAGAATTTTTGTGATGTGAGAAATTTCAGGAAAACCAACATCAGATATTATGCCTTCACCGCCGCAATTTATCTCGTGATAAATTTTTCCATCAGAAGTAAATTCGTTAATCCGGAAGCCTGGTAAATCAACTTTGATTATCGCACCCGATGCATCATCACTTATTAACTGAACAACCGGAGGTGAATCAGCAATGGAATATTTATCGACTGATATCCATTGTGCAAATGAAATGGAATGCAGAAGAATAATTACAACGCAACCAAGTGATCTGATATTAATCATCACCTTATCTCCATGAATATTTTTTGAAAAAAGTTATTTCTCAAACGGATACGAAGTACGGATGAAACGCAATCTTATCAATAAAATTAGTTGGAATTTTTAATGTTAACAACTATTGTTATAGTATTTTTTTCGTTCGGCTAAAGCATCCGCAAATCGCATTCCTTAAATTTTACCGCAATTTGCAAGGTTTTTTATGAGTGATAGTAAAATGGAAATGAGTTATGTAAAATTTGAAGTTATGATTCTCCCAAAAATTAACTATGCCGGATGATCATAATATCGCCATCTTTAACTATATATTCTTTTCCTTCTAATCTCCAGGTTCCTTGTTCTTTTGCCTTTGCAAACGAACTAGCAGAAATAAAATCATCGTAGCCAACTACTTCGGACCGAATAAATTTGTTATAGAAATCTGTGTGAATTTCACCGGCTGCTTGTTGAGCTGTATAACCTTTTTTTATTGTCCATGCCCGGCATTCAGTATCTCCACAAGTAAAGAATGACTGAAGACCTAATAAGTCATACGCCTCTCTGATTATACTGTTCAATGCTGATTCTTTGATACCATACTCATTCATAAAATCTGCTGCTTCTTTTTCTGATAGTTCAGACATTTCCTGTTCGATCTTTCCAAAGAAACAAAGTGCTTTTGTATGAACGCTTAACTTTTTCTTTGTAAGTTCATCGAGATATTTTGATGCCTCAGCCACCTGGGATTCATCAAGATTAAGAGCAACTAACATTGGCTTAACCGAAAGAAGTTGGAATGATGCTAATATTTTTAATTCATCATTTGTAAGATGAGCATCTCTTAAAGGTTTTTCTTCTTGCAATATTGAATTACATTTCTCAAGCAGTAGCAATTCACGCTTTAATTTGTCATCCTGTGTTTTTTGAATTTGTTTTTTGATTGAATCAATTCGTTTCTCAACTATTGCGAGATCCGAAAAAATAAATTCGGTCTCGAATGTTTCAATGTCTCTCATCATATTTACTGAACCATCGGGATGAGGGACAATCTCGCTATTAAATAATCTGACTACCTGGATAAGAGCATCATTTGTTTTCACTTTACT is from Ignavibacteriota bacterium and encodes:
- the ychF gene encoding redox-regulated ATPase YchF, with translation MQIGIVGLPQSGKSTLFQTITKSHLDASAMAKAETHQSIIKVPDARLDKLTEIFNPKKKTSATIEVLDVVGLIKGDSGSTQFTSNFLSKVKTNDALIQVVRLFNSEIVPHPDGSVNMMRDIETFETEFIFSDLAIVEKRIDSIKKQIQKTQDDKLKRELLLLEKCNSILQEEKPLRDAHLTNDELKILASFQLLSVKPMLVALNLDESQVAEASKYLDELTKKKLSVHTKALCFFGKIEQEMSELSEKEAADFMNEYGIKESALNSIIREAYDLLGLQSFFTCGDTECRAWTIKKGYTAQQAAGEIHTDFYNKFIRSEVVGYDDFISASSFAKAKEQGTWRLEGKEYIVKDGDIMIIRHS